A single region of the Pseudomonadota bacterium genome encodes:
- the xseA gene encoding exodeoxyribonuclease VII large subunit encodes MNEQIITRIQTVTEVTSSIKGILETGFAFISIIGEISNLRIPASGHIYFTLKDQNAQIKAVLFKMQRRYLDHLPSNGQEIIARGRISLYELRGEYQIIVDTIDFQGKGALQFAFEELKKEFFLKGFFDESHKKPLPTYPEQITVVTAPTGAAIFDFLKIAQKRFPLTAIDIFPVHVQGPQAAREIAQAIDQINKTNNTQIILLCRGGGSIEDLWAFNEKIVAEAVYASNIPVVSAVGHEIDYTIADFVADLRAPTPTAAAEIILPDIRTIKGNINKLNARLLRSFQTMINEKKYQVSIQKKMLRNPSAALAHFILRLEYAGAEMTNSINRLLASKKTRLFAASAELLKYSPQQRLLHCRRQVSGLSQRLQLSIIVELERKKAVLQKTAALLDSVSPLAVLGRGYSITRLMSGKTIKNSNQVEAGDMVNVLLHRGKLCCEVKKAEG; translated from the coding sequence ATGAATGAGCAAATTATTACCAGAATCCAGACCGTAACTGAGGTTACAAGCTCCATCAAAGGAATATTAGAAACCGGATTCGCTTTTATTTCAATAATCGGCGAGATATCAAATCTCCGGATTCCCGCCTCAGGGCATATCTATTTTACCCTCAAGGACCAGAATGCCCAGATCAAGGCGGTTCTCTTCAAGATGCAACGCCGTTACCTTGATCATCTCCCCAGTAACGGCCAGGAAATCATCGCACGAGGCAGAATTTCACTTTACGAGCTCCGGGGTGAATATCAGATCATCGTTGACACCATAGATTTTCAAGGCAAGGGGGCCTTGCAATTCGCTTTTGAAGAACTCAAAAAGGAATTCTTCCTTAAAGGCTTTTTTGATGAATCGCATAAAAAACCCCTCCCCACCTACCCGGAACAAATAACCGTTGTTACCGCCCCCACCGGCGCTGCGATTTTTGATTTTTTAAAAATTGCCCAAAAACGCTTTCCATTGACTGCCATCGATATTTTCCCAGTACACGTCCAAGGCCCTCAAGCCGCCAGGGAAATCGCCCAGGCAATCGACCAAATTAATAAAACAAACAACACCCAGATAATCCTTCTGTGCAGGGGCGGCGGTTCCATCGAAGATCTATGGGCCTTTAATGAAAAAATCGTTGCGGAAGCAGTTTATGCATCAAATATTCCGGTAGTATCCGCCGTCGGCCATGAAATTGATTACACAATTGCTGATTTTGTTGCCGACCTACGCGCCCCGACGCCAACAGCTGCAGCGGAAATTATCCTCCCGGACATTCGCACCATCAAGGGAAATATCAACAAGCTGAATGCCAGGCTGCTTCGCTCCTTTCAGACTATGATCAATGAAAAAAAATATCAGGTATCTATCCAGAAAAAAATGCTCAGAAATCCCAGCGCCGCCCTTGCGCACTTCATCCTGAGACTGGAATATGCAGGAGCGGAAATGACCAATTCAATCAACCGCCTCCTTGCATCAAAAAAGACTCGTCTTTTTGCAGCTTCGGCAGAACTTCTTAAATACAGCCCCCAGCAGCGTCTCCTTCATTGCAGACGTCAGGTCTCAGGCCTAAGCCAGAGATTACAATTATCGATTATCGTTGAATTAGAAAGAAAAAAGGCCGTACTGCAAAAGACCGCGGCATTACTTGACTCGGTGAGTCCCCTGGCCGTACTTGGGCGTGGGTATTCAATCACCAGATTAATGTCAGGCAAAACAATCAAAAATAGTAATCAAGTGGAAGCAGGCGACATGGTGAACGTTTTGCTGCATCGAGGCAAGCTGTGTTGCGAAGTGAAAAAGGCAGAAGGATAA
- a CDS encoding HU family DNA-binding protein gives MNKSELVESMANASGISKAASEKALNGLLDAVTGALSKGDKVTLVGFGTFSVTKRAARQGRNPQTGKAIKIAARTVARFKPGSKLAEAVK, from the coding sequence ATGAATAAGAGTGAATTGGTTGAAAGCATGGCAAATGCAAGTGGTATCAGTAAAGCTGCATCAGAGAAAGCCCTTAATGGCTTATTGGATGCCGTTACCGGCGCATTGTCTAAAGGGGATAAGGTAACATTGGTAGGTTTCGGTACATTTTCCGTAACCAAAAGGGCAGCACGTCAAGGCCGCAATCCTCAGACGGGCAAAGCTATCAAGATCGCAGCCAGAACAGTTGCCAGGTTCAAACCAGGCAGCAAACTTGCTGAAGCAGTAAAATAA
- the larE gene encoding ATP-dependent sacrificial sulfur transferase LarE: MLLLNYEKLKEKIEQYGRVAVAFSGGVDSTLVLATAVEVLGRENVLGLYARTPLLPREESGQIKETADKVGAKLLIHKIDPYAWPEFISNPPDRCYLCKRKIYSLFIETCTDQGIPFLLDGTNVDDLQEDRPGLKAIQELGIKTPLAETSFTKQQVRRVSRQLALPTWDRPSSSCLATRIASGLEITRDRVAVVAEAEQFLHNLGYHGCRAKYLDKNVSIELSAGDIQRCIAAKHHLEIEIFFKSLGFCKVFLDLSERQGMISRDV; encoded by the coding sequence TTGCTTTTGCTTAACTACGAGAAGTTAAAAGAAAAAATTGAACAATACGGCAGGGTGGCAGTTGCCTTTTCAGGCGGCGTTGACAGCACGCTGGTTTTAGCAACGGCGGTGGAGGTTTTGGGAAGGGAAAACGTTTTGGGTTTATACGCCAGAACCCCTCTTCTGCCACGGGAAGAATCAGGCCAGATAAAAGAGACGGCAGACAAGGTCGGCGCCAAACTGCTGATTCACAAGATTGACCCCTATGCATGGCCGGAATTTATCTCTAATCCCCCGGACCGTTGTTATCTCTGTAAAAGAAAAATTTATTCACTGTTTATTGAAACGTGTACGGATCAGGGTATTCCTTTTTTATTGGACGGCACCAATGTCGATGATCTGCAGGAGGACCGCCCTGGACTTAAAGCGATTCAGGAGCTTGGCATAAAAACCCCTCTGGCTGAAACCTCTTTCACAAAACAGCAGGTCAGGAGAGTAAGCAGGCAACTGGCGTTGCCCACCTGGGATAGGCCTTCTTCATCCTGTCTTGCCACCAGGATTGCCTCAGGTCTTGAAATTACCCGGGACCGGGTGGCGGTGGTCGCAGAAGCAGAGCAGTTTCTTCACAATCTTGGTTATCATGGCTGCCGTGCAAAATATCTGGATAAAAATGTGTCTATTGAGTTGTCCGCAGGTGATATCCAGCGCTGCATTGCTGCCAAGCATCACCTGGAAATAGAAATTTTCTTTAAATCATTAGGTTTTTGCAAAGTTTTTCTTGATCTTTCAGAACGACAGGGTATGATTTCCCGTGATGTTTGA
- a CDS encoding homocysteine biosynthesis protein, protein MTRKKIRKTYDEINAKIKAGEAVVVTAEEMVHIVRKEGAAGAAQKVDVVTTGTFSPMCSSGAFINFGHANPTIKASKVLLNNVPAYAGLAAVDIYIGATEMTEDDPLNKVFPGEFIYGGGHVIEDFVAGKKVILKAFGYGTDCYPNKEIEKVFTLEELPYALLVNPRNCYQNYNCAINLSEKTIYTYMGTLKPQGKNANYCSAGELSPLMNDPFYRTIGLGTRIFLGGGIGYVTWHGTQHNPKALRAENGTTKRPAGTLMVQGDLKQMSSQWLKGISMQGYGSTMAVGLGVPIPILDEEMAAFTGVSDAEIFTQVVDYSYDYSHGVARNYGEVSYAQLKSGQIEVNGKMVPTAPLSSLVGAREIAETLKKWIMDKKFTLEKPINTLPDK, encoded by the coding sequence ATGACCAGGAAGAAAATCCGCAAAACATATGATGAGATAAATGCAAAGATCAAGGCCGGCGAAGCAGTGGTGGTTACTGCGGAAGAGATGGTGCATATCGTCAGGAAAGAGGGCGCAGCCGGCGCTGCCCAGAAGGTTGATGTGGTGACCACCGGGACCTTTTCGCCCATGTGCTCTTCAGGTGCTTTTATCAATTTCGGTCATGCAAATCCCACTATCAAGGCATCGAAGGTGTTATTGAACAATGTGCCGGCTTATGCCGGTCTTGCAGCTGTTGATATTTATATCGGCGCAACCGAGATGACGGAAGATGACCCGCTCAATAAGGTTTTTCCCGGAGAGTTCATCTACGGCGGCGGCCATGTAATTGAAGATTTTGTCGCAGGCAAGAAGGTTATCTTGAAGGCCTTTGGGTATGGCACCGACTGTTACCCCAATAAAGAAATCGAAAAGGTGTTCACCCTGGAAGAATTACCCTATGCACTGCTGGTGAATCCTCGAAACTGTTATCAGAATTATAATTGTGCGATCAACCTGTCGGAGAAAACGATATACACCTATATGGGGACCCTGAAACCCCAGGGGAAGAATGCCAATTACTGCAGCGCAGGCGAACTCAGCCCGTTGATGAACGACCCTTTTTACCGGACCATCGGTCTTGGGACAAGGATATTTTTAGGAGGCGGAATAGGATATGTCACCTGGCACGGCACCCAGCATAATCCCAAGGCATTGCGTGCTGAGAACGGCACAACCAAAAGACCTGCCGGCACCCTTATGGTCCAGGGTGACTTGAAACAAATGTCTTCCCAGTGGCTCAAGGGGATCAGTATGCAGGGATACGGCTCGACAATGGCGGTGGGATTAGGTGTGCCCATACCGATTTTAGATGAAGAGATGGCGGCCTTTACCGGTGTCTCCGATGCCGAGATTTTTACCCAGGTGGTGGATTATTCCTATGACTATTCCCACGGTGTGGCAAGGAATTACGGTGAAGTCAGCTATGCGCAGCTTAAAAGCGGCCAGATTGAAGTAAACGGTAAAATGGTTCCCACCGCACCCCTGTCCAGTCTAGTCGGCGCCAGGGAAATTGCTGAAACCCTGAAAAAATGGATAATGGATAAAAAATTCACCCTGGAAAAACCGATAAATACGCTTCCTGACAAATAA
- a CDS encoding CBS and ACT domain-containing protein, which produces MKVKNWIRKDPVSIERTALLQDAVQLMKKHSIRHLPVVDDGQLVGFITESDLRQFFFPSMIEDIPVHQVMVTDPITINVNSSIETAARLIHDYKIGGLPVLDGNELVGVITASDLLSAFIEVMGILKSSSRLDVIVSDASVGIEDVTKIIKAHDCEIVSIATDSRSKKKKVYYFRMEKCDLGPIVRSLEEAGHQVVSVMD; this is translated from the coding sequence ATGAAGGTCAAAAATTGGATAAGAAAAGATCCTGTTTCCATTGAAAGAACCGCCCTTCTTCAGGATGCGGTGCAGTTGATGAAAAAACATTCAATCAGGCATCTGCCGGTTGTTGATGACGGGCAGCTTGTCGGTTTTATCACCGAGAGCGATCTGCGCCAATTCTTTTTTCCTTCGATGATCGAGGATATTCCCGTGCACCAGGTAATGGTCACCGATCCCATCACGATCAATGTGAATTCCAGCATTGAGACTGCTGCAAGATTAATCCACGATTATAAAATCGGCGGGCTTCCTGTGCTGGACGGCAATGAACTGGTCGGTGTGATTACTGCATCGGACCTGCTGTCGGCATTCATTGAAGTCATGGGGATTCTTAAATCCTCTTCACGGCTGGACGTAATTGTCTCCGATGCCTCGGTTGGCATTGAAGACGTAACCAAAATCATTAAAGCGCATGATTGTGAAATCGTCAGCATTGCCACGGATTCCAGATCTAAAAAGAAAAAGGTCTACTATTTCCGTATGGAAAAATGTGATCTGGGACCGATTGTCCGATCCCTCGAAGAAGCCGGCCATCAGGTTGTGTCGGTAATGGATTAA
- the pheA gene encoding prephenate dehydratase, whose amino-acid sequence MAKQKNSTLANIRENIDTIDDQLLALLQDRLHLAKNIGRIKAKDNRDKWDPKREREIFERLLKANKEDFPEQPLLSIFREIITTCRLSQKEVDVAYLGPEATYSHLAGVKYFGHAATYKPIETIEDIFIEVERGRIEYGIVPVENSIEGAVTSTLDAFMKHKVKICGEVQLEISHHLVNQTGDIKDIKTVASHSQPLAQCRQWLKKNLPGIPCQTVFSTGVASQMAAKDKSIAAIASSLAVKIYQLQVVTKGVEDYSGNTTRFFLIGRKSPSLSGKDKTSLLVGLRDKPGALYDALTIFLERNINLTRIESRPAKGGAAWKYLFFIDMEGHIEDENVREGCEKLKNICSFYEWLGSYPQALETT is encoded by the coding sequence ATGGCGAAACAAAAAAACAGCACATTAGCCAACATCAGGGAAAACATCGACACCATTGACGACCAGCTGCTGGCCCTATTACAGGATCGGCTGCATCTTGCAAAGAATATCGGCAGAATCAAGGCCAAAGACAATCGCGACAAGTGGGATCCCAAGCGGGAAAGAGAAATTTTCGAACGGCTGCTCAAGGCAAATAAGGAGGATTTCCCTGAACAACCGCTTTTAAGCATTTTCAGAGAAATAATCACCACCTGCCGCCTTTCCCAGAAAGAAGTGGATGTTGCGTACCTCGGCCCGGAAGCAACCTATTCGCACCTTGCAGGAGTCAAGTATTTCGGCCATGCCGCAACCTATAAACCTATCGAAACAATTGAGGATATCTTTATTGAAGTCGAGCGCGGCAGAATAGAATACGGCATTGTTCCCGTTGAAAACTCAATAGAAGGCGCAGTGACCTCAACCCTTGACGCCTTCATGAAACACAAAGTGAAAATCTGCGGTGAAGTGCAGCTTGAAATCAGCCATCACCTGGTAAACCAGACCGGCGATATCAAGGACATTAAAACCGTTGCCTCACATTCCCAGCCTCTGGCTCAGTGCCGGCAATGGCTGAAAAAGAATCTGCCCGGCATTCCCTGCCAAACCGTGTTCAGCACCGGGGTGGCTTCCCAGATGGCAGCTAAGGATAAAAGCATTGCTGCCATCGCCAGTTCTCTGGCAGTCAAAATCTATCAACTACAGGTTGTCACGAAAGGGGTTGAAGATTACAGCGGCAATACAACGCGATTTTTTCTGATCGGCCGGAAATCCCCCTCGCTGAGCGGCAAAGACAAAACATCACTGCTGGTGGGATTGCGCGACAAGCCCGGCGCCCTTTATGACGCACTGACCATTTTTCTTGAAAGGAACATAAACCTCACCCGCATTGAATCACGGCCTGCCAAGGGTGGTGCTGCCTGGAAATACCTGTTTTTTATTGACATGGAAGGTCATATTGAGGATGAAAATGTTCGTGAGGGCTGTGAAAAACTTAAAAATATCTGTTCCTTTTACGAATGGC